A region of Massilia sp. KIM DNA encodes the following proteins:
- the lpxC gene encoding UDP-3-O-acyl-N-acetylglucosamine deacetylase, with protein sequence MLNQRTIKETVRTTGVGLHSGRKVELTLRPADADTGIVFRRVDFNPPVEIPSSAHVVGDTRMASVLVKDDARVSTVEHIMSACAGLGIDNLYIDVTAEEIPIMDGSASSFVYLLQQSGVEEQDAPRKFIRVLKDVEVRQGSGANEKWARLSPHDGFKLDFFIEFNHPAVDGTMQRALVDFGDITYVRDVARARTFGFMQDVESLRGMGLARGGSLENAIVMDEYRILNADGLRYEDEFVRHKILDAIGDLYLVGHPLLASYTAHKSGHALNNELLRALLAQPDSYEIVTFDSLGTAPASYVQMMSREWAQS encoded by the coding sequence ATGCTGAATCAACGTACTATCAAAGAAACCGTCCGCACCACCGGCGTCGGACTGCACTCGGGCCGCAAGGTGGAACTGACCCTGCGTCCGGCCGATGCCGACACGGGCATCGTGTTCCGTCGCGTGGATTTCAATCCGCCGGTCGAGATCCCGAGCAGCGCGCATGTGGTGGGCGACACGCGCATGGCCTCGGTCCTGGTCAAGGACGACGCCCGCGTGTCGACGGTCGAGCACATCATGTCGGCCTGCGCCGGCCTGGGCATCGACAATCTCTACATCGACGTTACGGCCGAGGAAATCCCGATCATGGACGGTTCGGCGTCGTCCTTCGTCTACCTGCTGCAGCAGTCGGGCGTGGAAGAGCAGGATGCGCCGCGCAAGTTCATCCGCGTGCTCAAGGATGTCGAGGTGCGCCAGGGCAGCGGCGCCAACGAGAAGTGGGCGCGCCTGTCGCCGCACGACGGTTTCAAGCTGGACTTCTTCATCGAGTTCAACCACCCCGCGGTGGACGGCACCATGCAGCGCGCGCTGGTCGACTTCGGCGACATCACCTATGTGCGCGACGTCGCGCGCGCCCGCACCTTCGGCTTCATGCAGGACGTGGAAAGCCTGCGCGGCATGGGCCTGGCGCGTGGCGGCTCGCTCGAGAACGCGATCGTGATGGACGAGTACCGCATCCTGAACGCGGACGGCCTGCGCTACGAGGACGAGTTCGTGCGCCACAAGATCCTCGACGCGATCGGCGACCTCTACCTGGTGGGGCACCCGCTGCTGGCCAGCTATACGGCCCACAAGTCGGGGCATGCGCTCAACAACGAACTGCTGCGCGCGCTGCTGGCTCAGCCGGATTCCTACGAGATCGTGACTTTCGATTCGCTGGGGACGGCGCCGGCGTCTTACGTGCAGATGATGTCGCGGGAGTGGGCGCAGAGCTGA
- a CDS encoding DMT family transporter, with product MLLAVFMFALMDTAMKLLSARYPAMQVAALRALCSLPLVAAYLAWRGAYAGIFQVRWPMHLLRALLGILMLALFAYGLKRLSLAEAYSIFFIAPALITAMSVLFLKERVDPARWLAIAVGLGGVLVVLRPDGAGFLTIGGLAILGSAASYAISAITVRVLSRTDRNEHMVFWLMLMMAIGGSVLAAPNWVGIGLDDVPLLFCLAIPGFIGQLAITEAFSKGEASSVAPFEYSALAWGVGLDWLLWRALPDAWTLVGAAIIIGSGLYLIRHEKEHVEAEHP from the coding sequence ATGCTGCTCGCGGTCTTCATGTTCGCCCTGATGGACACCGCCATGAAACTGCTGTCGGCGCGCTACCCGGCGATGCAGGTGGCGGCCCTGCGCGCGCTGTGCTCGCTGCCGCTGGTGGCGGCCTACCTGGCCTGGCGCGGCGCCTACGCCGGCATCTTCCAGGTGCGCTGGCCCATGCACCTGCTGCGCGCGCTGCTCGGCATTTTAATGCTGGCCCTGTTCGCCTACGGCCTCAAGCGCCTGTCGCTGGCCGAGGCCTATTCGATCTTCTTCATCGCCCCGGCCCTGATCACCGCCATGTCGGTGCTGTTCCTGAAGGAGCGCGTCGACCCGGCGCGCTGGCTGGCGATCGCCGTCGGCCTGGGCGGGGTGCTGGTGGTGCTGCGCCCGGACGGCGCCGGCTTCCTCACCATCGGCGGCCTGGCGATCCTGGGCTCGGCCGCCAGCTACGCCATCTCGGCCATCACGGTGCGGGTGCTCTCGCGCACCGACCGCAACGAGCACATGGTGTTCTGGCTGATGCTGATGATGGCCATCGGCGGCAGCGTGCTCGCCGCCCCCAACTGGGTCGGCATCGGCCTGGACGACGTGCCGCTGCTGTTCTGCCTGGCCATCCCCGGCTTCATCGGCCAGCTCGCGATCACCGAAGCCTTCAGCAAGGGCGAGGCCTCGAGCGTGGCGCCCTTCGAATACTCGGCCCTGGCCTGGGGCGTGGGCCTGGACTGGTTGCTGTGGCGGGCGCTGCCGGACGCCTGGACCCTGGTGGGCGCCGCCATCATCATCGGCAGCGGGCTGTATCTGATCCGCCACGAGAAGGAGCACGTCGAGGCGGAACATCCGTAG
- a CDS encoding GNAT family N-acetyltransferase — MIINTETPDQPEVRAMLDKLDAYCAALYPAESNHLLGVEALLREEALFLVARDVEGKAVGCAALVRRDGYGEVKRMYVDEARRGLGAGNKLLEHLTMFARMAGLPSLMLETGIHQPEAIRLYERAGFVRRAPFGDYQPDPLSLFMEKRL, encoded by the coding sequence ATGATCATCAACACCGAAACACCCGACCAGCCCGAAGTGCGGGCCATGCTGGACAAGCTGGACGCCTACTGCGCCGCCCTGTACCCGGCCGAATCCAACCACCTGCTGGGTGTCGAGGCCCTGCTGCGCGAGGAAGCCCTGTTCCTGGTCGCGCGCGACGTCGAGGGCAAGGCGGTTGGCTGCGCCGCCCTGGTGCGGCGCGACGGCTACGGCGAAGTCAAACGGATGTACGTGGACGAAGCCCGGCGCGGCCTGGGCGCCGGCAACAAGCTGCTCGAGCACCTGACGATGTTCGCGCGCATGGCCGGCCTGCCGTCCCTGATGCTGGAAACCGGCATCCACCAGCCGGAGGCGATCCGCCTCTACGAGCGCGCCGGCTTCGTGCGCCGCGCGCCCTTCGGCGACTACCAGCCCGACCCGCTCAGCCTGTTCATGGAAAAGCGCCTTTGA
- a CDS encoding peroxiredoxin — MTIQIGDRLPEGTLSEFIDVETEGCALGPNTFQVADLVKGKKIVIFGLPGAYTPTCSAKHVPGYVQHAEALKAKGVDEIWCISVNDAFVMGAWGRDQKATGIVRMMADGNAAFTKALGLDADFSKHGMGTRSKRYSMLVEDGVVKSLNLETTGFEVSSAEKMLEQLG; from the coding sequence ATGACCATCCAGATCGGCGACCGCCTGCCCGAAGGCACCCTGTCGGAATTCATCGACGTCGAGACCGAAGGCTGCGCCCTCGGCCCGAACACCTTCCAGGTGGCCGACCTCGTGAAGGGCAAGAAGATCGTGATCTTCGGCCTGCCCGGCGCCTACACCCCGACCTGCTCGGCCAAGCACGTGCCGGGCTACGTCCAGCACGCCGAGGCCCTCAAGGCCAAGGGCGTGGACGAGATCTGGTGCATCTCGGTCAACGACGCCTTCGTGATGGGCGCCTGGGGCCGCGACCAGAAAGCCACCGGCATCGTGCGCATGATGGCCGACGGTAACGCCGCCTTCACCAAGGCCCTGGGCCTGGACGCCGACTTCTCCAAGCACGGCATGGGCACCCGCTCCAAGCGCTACTCGATGCTGGTCGAGGACGGCGTGGTCAAGTCGCTAAACCTGGAGACCACCGGCTTCGAGGTGTCGAGCGCCGAGAAGATGCTGGAACAACTGGGCTGA
- the ftsZ gene encoding cell division protein FtsZ gives MEFDMVDNAALGTVIKVVGVGGAGGNAVQHMINKGVSGVEFIAANTDAQALAASSAHNVIQIGPSGLGAGMRPEVGRQLAEQSRSRIEDALRGAHMVFIAAGMGGGTGTGAAPIVAEVAKSMGALTVAVVSKPFSYEGQKCMDVAEAGLEELTKHVDSLIVILNEKLEDIYEDESMLDWMKHADDVLNNAVAGIAEIINVPGHINVDFNDVKTIMSEQGKAMMGTATASGVDRARIAAEQAVASPLLDGIDLSGAKGVLVNVTASRGLKGKEIKEVMAAVRAFAAPDASIAQGIAYDDSMGDELRVTVVATGLGKNKKSIQLVQPQQVLKTGTYNAPVMAGANGVNGNLTMGTADTVGGLKQPAVWRREQASEQVQAMQRNGVETYDIPAFLRKQAD, from the coding sequence ATGGAGTTCGATATGGTCGATAACGCAGCACTGGGGACCGTGATCAAGGTCGTTGGCGTCGGTGGCGCCGGCGGCAACGCGGTCCAGCACATGATCAATAAGGGTGTGTCCGGTGTCGAGTTCATCGCCGCTAACACGGACGCGCAGGCGCTTGCGGCATCGAGCGCGCACAACGTGATCCAGATCGGCCCGTCCGGCCTGGGCGCGGGCATGCGTCCGGAAGTCGGCCGCCAGCTCGCCGAGCAATCGCGTTCGCGCATCGAAGACGCGCTGCGCGGCGCGCACATGGTCTTCATCGCGGCCGGCATGGGCGGCGGCACCGGCACCGGCGCCGCACCGATCGTGGCCGAAGTCGCCAAATCGATGGGCGCGCTGACCGTGGCCGTGGTCTCCAAGCCGTTCTCCTACGAAGGCCAGAAGTGCATGGACGTGGCCGAAGCGGGCCTGGAAGAGCTGACCAAGCACGTGGACTCGCTGATCGTGATCCTGAACGAGAAGCTGGAAGACATCTACGAAGACGAGTCGATGCTGGACTGGATGAAGCACGCCGACGACGTCCTGAACAACGCGGTGGCCGGCATCGCCGAGATCATCAACGTGCCGGGCCACATCAACGTCGACTTCAACGACGTCAAGACCATCATGAGCGAGCAGGGCAAGGCCATGATGGGCACCGCGACCGCCTCGGGCGTGGACCGCGCGCGCATCGCCGCCGAGCAGGCCGTGGCTTCGCCGCTGCTGGACGGCATCGACCTGTCGGGCGCCAAGGGCGTGCTGGTCAACGTGACCGCTAGCCGTGGCCTGAAGGGTAAGGAAATCAAGGAAGTCATGGCCGCCGTGCGCGCCTTCGCCGCGCCGGACGCGTCGATCGCCCAGGGCATCGCCTACGACGACTCGATGGGCGACGAGCTGCGCGTGACCGTGGTCGCGACTGGCCTTGGCAAGAACAAGAAGTCGATCCAGCTGGTGCAGCCGCAGCAGGTGCTCAAGACCGGCACCTACAACGCCCCGGTGATGGCCGGTGCGAACGGCGTGAACGGCAACCTGACCATGGGCACGGCCGACACCGTCGGCGGCCTGAAGCAGCCTGCCGTGTGGCGCCGCGAGCAGGCATCGGAGCAGGTGCAGGCGATGCAGCGCAACGGCGTCGAGACCTACGACATCCCGGCCTTCCTGCGCAAGCAGGCTGACTGA
- the ftsA gene encoding cell division protein FtsA, with product MTKDAKNLIVGLDIGTSKVVAVVAEVMSDGRHEVIGLGQHESKGLKKGVVVNIEATVESIQRALEEAELMADCKIRNVYAGIAGSHIRSFNSSGMVAIKDKEVTATDVARVIETAKAVNIPTDQQLLHTVPQEFIVDNQEDVREPIGMSGIRLEVRVHIVTGAVSAVQNIVKCVRRCGLEVSDLILQPMASADAVLTADEKELGVVLIDIGGGTTDIAVFSDGAIRHTAVIPIAGDQITSDIAMALRTPTGEAEDIKIRYGVAKQVLADPGETLEVPGLGDRGPRALSRQALAAVIEPRVEELFAMVHQVVRESGYEGVLSSGIVLTGGSSIMPGMIEMAEDIFLKPARLGTPDYRGQLADVVRSPRYATVLGLLLEAKKQYLRGHIVTRQDGSVKAVWQRMKEWIAGNF from the coding sequence ATGACAAAAGACGCGAAAAACCTGATCGTCGGCCTCGACATCGGCACCTCGAAAGTGGTGGCGGTCGTCGCCGAAGTGATGTCCGACGGACGCCACGAGGTGATCGGCCTCGGTCAGCACGAGTCGAAAGGATTGAAGAAAGGCGTGGTCGTCAACATCGAGGCCACCGTCGAGTCGATCCAGCGCGCCCTCGAAGAGGCCGAGCTGATGGCCGACTGCAAGATCCGCAACGTCTATGCAGGCATCGCCGGCAGCCATATCCGCTCCTTCAACTCGAGCGGCATGGTTGCGATCAAGGACAAGGAAGTCACCGCCACCGATGTGGCGCGGGTGATCGAGACCGCCAAGGCGGTCAACATCCCCACCGACCAGCAATTGCTGCACACGGTGCCGCAGGAATTCATCGTCGACAACCAGGAAGACGTGCGCGAGCCGATCGGCATGAGCGGCATCCGCCTGGAAGTGCGGGTGCACATCGTCACCGGTGCGGTGTCCGCGGTCCAAAATATCGTAAAGTGCGTGCGTCGCTGCGGACTCGAGGTCTCGGACCTGATCCTGCAGCCGATGGCCTCGGCCGACGCGGTCCTGACCGCCGACGAGAAGGAACTGGGCGTGGTGCTGATCGACATCGGCGGCGGCACCACCGACATCGCCGTGTTCTCCGACGGCGCGATCCGCCACACGGCGGTGATTCCGATCGCGGGTGACCAGATCACCAGCGACATCGCCATGGCGCTGCGTACGCCGACCGGCGAAGCCGAAGATATCAAGATCCGCTACGGGGTGGCCAAGCAGGTGCTGGCCGATCCGGGCGAGACCCTGGAAGTCCCGGGCCTGGGAGACCGAGGCCCGCGCGCGCTGTCGCGACAGGCGCTGGCGGCCGTTATCGAGCCGCGCGTCGAAGAACTGTTCGCGATGGTGCACCAGGTGGTGCGCGAATCCGGTTACGAAGGGGTGCTCTCCTCGGGCATCGTCCTCACCGGCGGCAGCTCGATCATGCCCGGCATGATCGAGATGGCCGAAGACATTTTCCTCAAACCGGCGCGCCTGGGCACGCCGGATTACCGCGGCCAGTTGGCCGACGTGGTGCGCAGCCCCCGCTACGCCACCGTGCTCGGCCTGCTGCTGGAAGCGAAGAAGCAGTACCTGCGCGGTCACATCGTGACCCGTCAGGATGGTTCGGTGAAAGCAGTCTGGCAACGCATGAAGGAATGGATAGCAGGGAATTTCTAA
- a CDS encoding cell division protein FtsQ/DivIB, translating into MWHDVRALNASASAVTALTVLACLASFVWWLSQLPMFSLRAVTVESMYGIDLRHVNELTVRNGVIGKIRGNFFTADLEQVRTTFETVPWVRRATVRREWPNQLIVEVEEHEALGTWGEDGRLLSIKGDVFTANLGEAYDERPLPAFDGPAGTEKEVLARFAELRTLFAPVKLVPQAISLSDRYAWTVKLDNGMSVELGREQDRNTLKHRVQRLVGVYPQLVARLQEGRIDTIDMRYPNGLALSSAALSVPEDASKPVKAAKKKPSTTNKTSKQI; encoded by the coding sequence ATGTGGCATGACGTCCGGGCCCTGAATGCAAGCGCCAGCGCGGTGACCGCGCTGACGGTGCTCGCCTGCCTCGCCTCGTTCGTGTGGTGGCTGTCGCAGCTGCCCATGTTCTCGCTGCGCGCGGTGACGGTGGAAAGCATGTACGGGATCGACCTGCGCCACGTGAACGAACTCACGGTGCGCAACGGCGTGATCGGCAAGATCCGCGGCAACTTCTTCACCGCCGACCTGGAGCAGGTGAGGACCACTTTCGAGACGGTGCCCTGGGTGCGCCGGGCGACGGTGCGCCGCGAATGGCCGAACCAGCTGATCGTCGAGGTGGAAGAGCACGAAGCCCTCGGCACCTGGGGCGAGGACGGACGCCTGCTGTCGATCAAGGGCGACGTCTTCACGGCCAACCTGGGCGAGGCCTATGACGAGCGCCCGCTGCCGGCCTTCGACGGCCCGGCCGGCACCGAAAAAGAAGTACTGGCCCGCTTCGCCGAGCTGCGCACGCTGTTCGCGCCGGTGAAGCTGGTGCCACAGGCGATCTCCCTGTCCGACCGGTACGCCTGGACCGTGAAGCTGGACAACGGGATGAGCGTGGAATTGGGACGCGAGCAGGACCGCAACACGCTGAAGCACCGCGTGCAGCGCCTGGTCGGCGTGTACCCGCAGCTGGTCGCCCGGCTGCAGGAAGGGCGCATCGACACGATCGACATGCGCTACCCGAACGGCCTGGCCTTGTCCTCGGCCGCGCTGAGCGTGCCGGAAGACGCCAGCAAGCCGGTCAAGGCGGCGAAAAAGAAACCAAGCACCACCAACAAGACAAGCAAACAAATCTAA
- a CDS encoding D-alanine--D-alanine ligase: MNANTPLDPASLGKVGVLFGGRSAERDVSIMSGTGVLNALKSRGVDAHAFDPGTQSLAELAAQNFDRVFIALHGRYGEDGSLQGALELLGIPYTGSGVMASSVGMDKITTKKIWIMHGVPTPQYAALEAGADLDAVVARLGLPLIVKPPLEGSTIGITKVNRAEEFKAAVDLAAGFDEVVLAEEFVTGREFTVAVLGTGASARALPIVEIVAPEGNYDYNNKYFTDDTQYHCPANLPAELTEEIQRHAVNAYRALGCEGWGRIDVLVRESDMRPFLLEVNTSPGMTSHSLVPMAARAEGISYEDLCLEILRSARLKMGQAKG, translated from the coding sequence CTGAACGCAAACACTCCACTTGATCCGGCTTCCTTGGGCAAGGTCGGCGTGCTGTTCGGCGGACGCTCCGCCGAGCGCGACGTGTCGATCATGTCCGGCACCGGCGTGCTGAACGCCCTCAAGAGCCGCGGCGTCGACGCCCATGCCTTCGATCCGGGCACCCAGAGCCTGGCCGAGCTGGCGGCCCAGAACTTCGACCGCGTGTTCATCGCGCTGCACGGCCGCTACGGCGAGGACGGCAGCCTGCAGGGCGCGCTCGAGCTGCTCGGCATCCCCTACACCGGCAGCGGCGTGATGGCCTCCAGCGTGGGCATGGACAAGATCACCACCAAGAAGATCTGGATCATGCACGGCGTGCCGACCCCGCAATACGCGGCGCTCGAGGCCGGCGCCGACCTGGACGCGGTCGTGGCCCGGCTCGGCCTGCCCCTGATCGTCAAGCCGCCGCTGGAAGGCTCGACCATCGGCATCACCAAGGTCAACCGCGCCGAGGAATTCAAGGCCGCGGTCGACCTGGCCGCCGGCTTCGACGAAGTGGTGCTGGCCGAGGAATTCGTCACCGGCCGCGAGTTCACCGTCGCGGTGCTGGGCACCGGCGCCTCGGCGCGCGCGCTGCCGATCGTCGAGATCGTGGCCCCGGAAGGCAACTACGACTACAACAACAAGTATTTCACCGACGACACCCAGTACCACTGCCCGGCGAACCTGCCGGCCGAGCTGACCGAGGAGATCCAGCGCCACGCCGTGAACGCCTACCGCGCGCTCGGCTGCGAGGGCTGGGGGCGGATCGACGTGCTGGTGCGCGAGAGCGACATGCGTCCCTTCCTGCTGGAGGTGAACACCTCGCCCGGCATGACCAGCCACTCGCTGGTGCCGATGGCGGCGCGCGCGGAGGGCATCAGCTACGAGGACCTGTGCCTGGAGATCCTGCGCAGCGCCCGCCTCAAGATGGGTCAGGCGAAAGGATAG
- the murC gene encoding UDP-N-acetylmuramate--L-alanine ligase, which translates to MQHKIKNIHFVGIGGSGMSGIAEVLVNLGYKVSGSDLNSNAASQRLEQLGARVFLGHQAENVAGADVVVTSTAVNEANPEVVAARAGKIPVVPRAIMLGELMRLKRGIAIAGTHGKTTTTSLVASVLAQGGLDPTFVIGGRLNSAGANAKLGSGEYIVAEADESDASFLNLSPMIEVITNIDADHMDTYEHDFEKLKAAFVHFTHRLPFYGRAMLCIDDPHVRGILPQVTKPVTTYGFSEDAEVRAFDAYAEGVQMHFTVRQEGFPDTKFVLNQPGMHNVLNACSAIAIAREIGIADDATAQGLLEFRGVGRRFTRYGEVALPAGGSFTLVDDFGHHPVETEVTLAAARAAYPGRRLVLAFQPHRYSRTRDLFEDFVKVLATPDVLLLSDVYPAGEAPIVAADGRALARALRTAGKTEPIFVEAIADMPAAILNVARDGDVVITMGAGSISGVPHQLTNAKA; encoded by the coding sequence ATGCAGCACAAGATCAAGAACATCCATTTCGTCGGCATCGGCGGCAGCGGCATGAGCGGCATCGCCGAAGTGCTGGTGAACCTCGGCTATAAAGTCTCGGGCTCTGACCTGAACAGCAACGCCGCCAGCCAGCGCCTGGAGCAGCTGGGCGCGCGCGTCTTCCTCGGCCACCAGGCCGAGAACGTGGCGGGCGCCGACGTGGTCGTGACCTCGACCGCCGTCAACGAAGCCAACCCCGAAGTGGTGGCGGCGCGCGCCGGCAAGATCCCGGTGGTGCCGCGCGCCATCATGCTGGGCGAACTGATGCGCCTGAAGCGCGGCATCGCGATCGCCGGCACCCACGGCAAGACCACCACCACCTCGCTGGTGGCCTCGGTGCTGGCCCAGGGCGGCCTGGACCCGACCTTCGTGATCGGCGGGCGCCTGAACAGCGCCGGCGCCAACGCCAAGCTGGGCTCGGGCGAGTACATCGTCGCCGAGGCCGACGAGTCGGACGCCTCCTTCCTGAACCTGTCGCCGATGATCGAGGTGATCACCAACATCGACGCCGACCACATGGACACCTACGAGCACGATTTCGAGAAGCTCAAGGCGGCCTTCGTGCACTTCACCCACCGCCTGCCGTTCTACGGCCGCGCCATGCTGTGCATCGACGACCCCCACGTGCGCGGCATCCTGCCCCAGGTGACCAAGCCGGTGACCACCTACGGCTTCTCGGAAGACGCCGAAGTGCGCGCCTTCGACGCCTACGCCGAGGGCGTGCAGATGCACTTCACCGTGCGCCAGGAAGGCTTCCCGGACACCAAGTTCGTGCTCAACCAGCCCGGCATGCACAACGTGCTCAACGCCTGCTCGGCGATCGCGATCGCGCGCGAGATCGGCATCGCCGACGACGCCACCGCCCAGGGCCTGCTCGAATTCCGCGGCGTCGGCCGCCGCTTCACCCGCTACGGCGAGGTCGCCCTGCCGGCCGGCGGCAGCTTCACCCTGGTGGACGACTTCGGCCACCACCCGGTCGAGACCGAGGTGACCCTGGCCGCCGCCCGCGCCGCCTATCCAGGCCGGCGCCTGGTGCTGGCCTTCCAGCCGCACCGCTACAGCCGCACGCGCGACCTGTTCGAGGACTTCGTGAAAGTCCTGGCCACGCCCGACGTGCTGCTGCTGTCCGACGTCTACCCGGCCGGCGAGGCGCCGATCGTGGCCGCCGACGGCCGCGCCCTGGCGCGCGCGCTGCGCACCGCCGGCAAGACCGAACCGATTTTCGTGGAGGCGATCGCCGACATGCCCGCCGCCATCCTGAACGTGGCGCGCGACGGCGACGTCGTCATCACCATGGGCGCCGGCTCGATCAGCGGCGTCCCCCATCAACTGACCAATGCAAAGGCCTGA
- the murG gene encoding undecaprenyldiphospho-muramoylpentapeptide beta-N-acetylglucosaminyltransferase, whose translation MSQSSPKRLMIMAAGTGGHIFPGIAIAQTMRARGWEVSWLGTAHGMETELVPKAGIAMDSIDFAGLRGKGMGHTIRGAFKMIGSFFACRRYLARRQPSVVLGMGGYVTVPGGMMARARGVPLALVNADAALLLSNKTLAPMADRVLFGFPADFGKAAGKAVVTGNPVRQAILDLPAPGARFAGRAGPLKVLVVGGSLGAKVLNDAVPAALALLDPAVRPVVTHQSGKKNIEALRASYAAAAVEARVVDFIDDMAAAYAEADLVICRAGAITVSELTAAGVASVLVPFVASTTSHQRDNAVWMDAQGAAVHLAQGELNPQRLASLLQTTTRERCLAMAEAAHRVGKRDANEAIARELERLAEVRN comes from the coding sequence ATGAGCCAGTCTTCGCCCAAGCGCCTGATGATCATGGCGGCCGGCACCGGCGGCCACATCTTCCCCGGCATCGCGATCGCCCAGACCATGCGCGCGCGCGGCTGGGAAGTGAGCTGGCTGGGCACCGCCCACGGCATGGAAACCGAGCTGGTGCCCAAGGCCGGCATCGCCATGGACAGCATCGACTTCGCCGGCTTGCGCGGCAAGGGCATGGGCCATACGATCCGGGGCGCCTTCAAGATGATCGGCAGCTTCTTCGCCTGCCGCCGCTACCTCGCGCGGCGCCAGCCGAGCGTGGTGCTGGGCATGGGCGGCTACGTCACGGTGCCGGGCGGGATGATGGCGCGCGCCCGCGGCGTGCCGCTGGCCCTGGTGAACGCCGACGCCGCGCTGCTGCTGTCGAACAAGACCCTGGCGCCGATGGCCGACCGGGTGCTGTTCGGCTTCCCGGCTGATTTCGGCAAGGCGGCCGGCAAGGCGGTGGTCACCGGCAACCCGGTGCGCCAGGCCATCCTCGACCTGCCGGCGCCGGGCGCGCGTTTCGCCGGCCGCGCCGGCCCGCTCAAGGTGCTGGTGGTCGGCGGCAGCCTGGGCGCCAAGGTGCTCAACGACGCCGTGCCCGCCGCGCTGGCGCTGCTCGACCCGGCCGTGCGCCCGGTCGTGACCCACCAGTCGGGCAAGAAGAACATCGAGGCCCTGCGCGCCAGCTATGCCGCCGCGGCGGTAGAAGCCCGGGTGGTCGATTTCATCGACGACATGGCCGCCGCCTACGCCGAGGCCGACCTGGTGATCTGCCGCGCCGGCGCGATCACCGTGTCCGAGCTGACCGCGGCCGGCGTGGCCAGCGTGCTGGTGCCGTTTGTCGCCAGCACCACCAGCCACCAGCGCGACAACGCGGTGTGGATGGACGCGCAGGGCGCGGCGGTCCACCTGGCGCAGGGCGAACTGAATCCGCAGCGGCTGGCGAGCCTGCTGCAAACGACGACGCGGGAGCGCTGCCTGGCCATGGCCGAGGCGGCGCACCGGGTGGGCAAGCGCGACGCCAACGAGGCGATCGCGCGCGAACTCGAGCGACTGGCAGAAGTGAGGAACTGA
- the ftsW gene encoding putative lipid II flippase FtsW: protein MAFQLPFKFSGSASDATIAARSRPSKMMEYDQPLVWVTVLLMLFGLVMVYSASIALPDSPKFEYLNDKNEYFLYRQAMYIAVSMAAAAVVFRIPIAVWQKWAPMLFIGTLVLLTLVLIPGLGVTVNGARRWLPLKVMNLQPSELMKIAVVLYAADFTVRKQEYMHKLTKGFLPMMVAIGLVGMLLLLEPDLGAFGVIVCIAMGILFLGGINIVWFGGIGALLVLIFTSIIALSPFRRARMFAYLDPWQEDHALDKAYQLTHSLIAFGRGEFFGVGLGSSVEKLFYLPEAHTDFIMAVIGEELGLAGVLVVIAMFYWLVKRAFDIGRQAIALDQTFAGLAAKGIGIWIGTQTFINMGVNLGLLPTKGLTLPLMSFGGSGVMFNCVGLAILLRIDYENRVRMRGGRV from the coding sequence ATGGCCTTCCAGCTGCCCTTCAAGTTCTCCGGCTCGGCCAGCGACGCGACAATCGCGGCGCGCAGCCGTCCGTCAAAGATGATGGAGTACGACCAGCCGCTGGTGTGGGTGACCGTGCTCCTGATGCTGTTCGGCCTGGTGATGGTGTACTCGGCCTCGATCGCGCTGCCGGATTCGCCCAAGTTCGAGTACCTGAACGACAAGAACGAATACTTCCTCTACCGCCAGGCGATGTACATCGCGGTGTCGATGGCCGCCGCGGCGGTGGTGTTCCGCATTCCGATCGCGGTCTGGCAGAAGTGGGCGCCGATGCTCTTCATCGGCACCCTGGTGCTGCTCACCCTGGTCCTGATCCCCGGCCTGGGCGTGACGGTCAACGGCGCGCGCCGCTGGCTGCCGCTCAAGGTCATGAATTTGCAGCCGTCCGAGCTGATGAAGATCGCGGTGGTGCTGTACGCCGCCGACTTCACCGTGCGCAAGCAGGAATACATGCACAAGCTGACCAAGGGCTTCCTGCCGATGATGGTGGCGATCGGCCTGGTCGGCATGCTGCTCCTGCTGGAACCCGACCTCGGCGCCTTCGGCGTCATCGTCTGCATCGCCATGGGCATCCTGTTCCTGGGCGGGATCAACATCGTCTGGTTCGGCGGCATCGGCGCGCTGCTGGTGCTGATCTTCACCTCGATCATCGCGCTCTCGCCCTTCCGCCGCGCGCGCATGTTCGCCTACCTCGACCCCTGGCAGGAAGACCATGCGCTGGACAAGGCCTACCAGCTGACCCACTCCCTGATCGCCTTCGGGCGCGGCGAGTTCTTCGGCGTCGGCCTGGGCAGCAGCGTGGAAAAACTGTTCTACCTGCCGGAAGCCCACACCGACTTCATCATGGCCGTGATCGGCGAAGAGCTGGGCCTGGCCGGGGTGCTGGTGGTGATCGCCATGTTCTACTGGCTGGTCAAGCGCGCCTTCGACATCGGCCGCCAGGCCATCGCCCTGGACCAGACCTTCGCCGGCCTGGCCGCCAAGGGCATCGGCATCTGGATCGGCACCCAGACCTTCATCAACATGGGCGTGAACCTGGGCCTGCTGCCGACCAAGGGCCTGACCCTGCCCCTGATGAGCTTCGGCGGCTCGGGCGTGATGTTCAACTGCGTCGGCCTGGCGATCCTGCTGCGGATCGACTACGAGAACCGGGTGCGGATGCGGGGAGGGCGGGTATGA